A genomic stretch from Candidatus Acidiferrales bacterium includes:
- a CDS encoding DUF5668 domain-containing protein → MKVSRIFAGLLIILLGAALFLSNFDVLSLDWHFIFRLWPILLVFAGISVLVSNSKLKAVLYAVTAILVLAWIFSAASIGWGNFHEMFHHRSVHYQELNQNLEKDIKHASLLLDSGAGSFYLNDSTDKLFEANAESNIGTYSLNAEKNGSTERLNLNFENDNSDHWRFGEFGGGKNKVEMKLNPKVDWKLDIDVGACSIDFDLSQFEVSSADIKAGASSLKIKLGEKSDTANVHMSTGASKVTIYVPKGSGCQVRDDAKLSSKSFEDFAQTGDGVYKTSNFDNSKKKIFVNVEAGVSSIKVVRY, encoded by the coding sequence ATGAAGGTCAGTAGAATTTTCGCAGGGCTGCTCATAATATTGTTGGGGGCAGCCCTATTCTTATCGAACTTTGATGTGTTGAGTCTTGACTGGCACTTCATTTTTCGACTTTGGCCTATTCTCCTGGTATTCGCCGGAATATCGGTGCTCGTTTCTAATTCAAAATTGAAAGCGGTGCTGTACGCTGTCACTGCGATTCTGGTCCTGGCATGGATTTTCTCTGCGGCTTCAATTGGCTGGGGAAACTTTCACGAGATGTTCCATCACAGATCAGTTCATTATCAAGAGCTCAATCAAAATCTTGAGAAAGATATCAAGCATGCATCCCTTCTGTTGGATTCCGGTGCGGGATCGTTTTATCTGAATGATTCAACTGACAAATTGTTTGAAGCGAATGCTGAATCTAACATAGGGACATATTCGCTCAACGCGGAGAAAAACGGCTCGACAGAGAGGTTGAATCTCAATTTTGAGAACGACAATAGTGACCATTGGAGATTTGGTGAATTCGGCGGCGGGAAAAATAAAGTCGAAATGAAATTGAATCCCAAAGTGGATTGGAAACTGGATATAGACGTTGGCGCGTGCTCAATTGATTTTGACCTAAGTCAGTTCGAAGTAAGTTCCGCGGATATCAAAGCGGGTGCCTCTTCGCTGAAAATTAAGCTGGGAGAAAAGTCTGACACCGCGAATGTCCATATGAGCACCGGAGCGTCGAAGGTGACGATTTATGTTCCTAAAGGCTCTGGCTGCCAGGTAAGAGACGATGCAAAGCTGTCGAGTAAATCCTTCGAGGACTTTGCACAGACAGGCGACGGGGTTTATAAGACTTCCAACTTTGATAATTCGAAGAAGAAGATATTTGTTAATGTCGAAGCGGGGGTTTCATCAATTAAAGTCGTGAGGTACTGA
- a CDS encoding cold-shock protein: MEQGTVKWFNATKGYGFISRDGGEDVFVHFKAIIGEGYKTLKEGDKVEFEVEQGPKGLQAAKVRKV; this comes from the coding sequence ATGGAGCAGGGAACCGTGAAGTGGTTCAACGCAACCAAGGGATACGGCTTCATCTCTCGCGACGGCGGAGAAGACGTGTTCGTTCATTTCAAAGCTATCATTGGCGAAGGCTATAAGACTTTGAAAGAGGGCGACAAGGTCGAATTTGAAGTCGAGCAAGGCCCAAAAGGTTTGCAGGCAGCCAAAGTAAGAAAGGTCTGA
- a CDS encoding PspC domain-containing protein, with amino-acid sequence MERRLYRSRKNRVIAGVAGGLGEYFDIDPVFIRVIFVVATLAGASGLLAYIILWIVVPKERLMFETNTPTSEGATNMAEGSSGEKQYSNYEYRRHKRNGGVMGGLILIVIGGLFLADNYLPHFSFSDTWPLILVAIGIGLILNSIKRAEERGGSHEGQ; translated from the coding sequence ATGGAACGCAGACTTTATCGTTCAAGGAAGAATCGGGTTATTGCCGGAGTGGCTGGCGGGCTGGGCGAATACTTTGACATCGACCCAGTTTTTATCAGAGTTATTTTTGTCGTGGCGACTCTCGCCGGTGCGTCGGGATTACTGGCGTACATCATCCTTTGGATTGTCGTGCCAAAGGAGAGACTTATGTTTGAAACAAACACACCAACATCGGAAGGAGCAACTAACATGGCGGAAGGATCAAGCGGAGAAAAACAGTATTCGAATTACGAATACAGACGGCACAAGCGTAATGGAGGCGTGATGGGCGGATTGATATTGATAGTCATCGGCGGACTTTTTCTTGCAGATAATTACCTGCCGCATTTCAGCTTTTCGGACACATGGCCGCTCATCCTGGTTGCGATCGGCATCGGGTTGATTTTGAATTCAATCAAGCGCGCCGAAGAGCGTGGGGGGAGCCATGAAGGTCAGTAG
- a CDS encoding sigma-70 family RNA polymerase sigma factor, protein MIKVGKQYPSRENQTIDKYLQEIGKVDLLTPEEEIELAIKVRENDQRALEKLIKANLRFVVSVAKQYQNQGLSLGDLINEGNLGLIKAAKRFDPTRGFKFISYAVWWIRQSILQALAEQSRIVRLPLNRVGALNKIGKKFSELEQEFEREPSPSEIAEQLDMSLYEVDKTLQISGRHLSVDQPFVQGEDNKLLDVMADDNQLPPDHILMKESLRVEVERALKSLTDREAEVIRLYFGIEREHPLTLEEIGEKFNLTRERVRQIKEKAIRRLRHATRSKALRAYLG, encoded by the coding sequence ATGATTAAGGTCGGTAAACAATATCCGTCCCGGGAAAACCAGACGATCGACAAGTATCTCCAAGAAATTGGGAAGGTCGACCTTTTGACTCCTGAGGAGGAAATTGAACTGGCAATCAAAGTTCGCGAAAACGACCAAAGAGCACTGGAGAAGTTGATCAAGGCTAATTTGAGGTTCGTGGTTAGCGTCGCAAAACAATATCAAAACCAGGGCCTTTCTCTAGGAGATTTGATTAATGAAGGCAACCTAGGGCTAATCAAGGCAGCGAAGCGTTTCGACCCGACGCGCGGGTTTAAATTTATTTCCTATGCGGTATGGTGGATTCGTCAGTCTATTCTCCAGGCTCTCGCGGAACAATCCAGGATCGTTCGTCTGCCGCTGAACCGCGTCGGCGCTTTGAACAAGATCGGCAAGAAGTTCAGTGAGCTTGAACAGGAATTTGAGCGCGAGCCAAGCCCTTCCGAAATCGCGGAACAGCTCGACATGAGCCTTTATGAAGTTGACAAGACTCTGCAGATCTCCGGCCGCCATCTTTCCGTAGATCAGCCGTTTGTCCAGGGTGAAGATAACAAGCTGTTAGACGTGATGGCTGATGACAACCAGCTGCCACCTGACCACATCTTGATGAAGGAATCGTTAAGGGTTGAAGTTGAACGTGCTCTCAAGTCTCTGACCGACAGGGAAGCCGAGGTCATCAGATTGTACTTCGGAATTGAGCGAGAACATCCACTTACACTGGAGGAGATTGGAGAAAAATTCAATCTTACCCGTGAACGTGTGAGGCAGATTAAAGAAAAGGCGATTCGGCGCCTTCGTCATGCTACTCGCAGCAAAGCTCTGAGAGCATATCTAGGGTAG
- a CDS encoding phosphatase PAP2 family protein has product MNSKNKIRTDLRSLFVDWGRYYALPLSWELKQWVVLACIISVTIISAFFDEPVRYLSFNLHGPVEDAVCKFVHWFGTGWPTLYLFIGFYFGGLIFKMEKPRLTGLMLLQSYLYLGAITISLKSLVGRWRPAAGHGHLTFTPLVTTPNAHLSFPSGDVAVVFSLAIVIMRLSENIVWKSMWVILAIVTSLSRIYYDAHWFSDVVFSTVNAVAAGMWVVSKFEMEQAGT; this is encoded by the coding sequence GTGAACTCCAAAAACAAAATCAGAACCGACTTAAGAAGCCTATTTGTCGATTGGGGCAGGTACTATGCTCTCCCGCTCAGTTGGGAACTGAAGCAATGGGTCGTGCTAGCGTGCATCATCTCCGTCACGATTATATCTGCATTCTTCGACGAACCGGTCCGGTATCTTTCTTTCAATCTTCATGGACCCGTCGAAGATGCCGTCTGTAAATTCGTCCATTGGTTCGGTACGGGCTGGCCTACGCTGTACCTGTTCATCGGGTTTTATTTCGGAGGATTGATCTTCAAAATGGAAAAACCAAGGCTGACGGGGTTGATGTTACTGCAATCGTACCTCTATTTGGGTGCGATTACAATCTCTCTCAAATCGCTCGTTGGAAGATGGAGACCTGCCGCCGGTCATGGGCATTTGACATTTACGCCTTTAGTGACGACTCCCAACGCACATCTTTCGTTTCCTTCAGGCGATGTAGCAGTTGTGTTTTCGCTGGCGATTGTCATTATGAGATTGTCGGAAAATATCGTATGGAAATCGATGTGGGTTATTCTCGCGATTGTGACTTCGTTATCCCGGATATATTACGATGCACATTGGTTTTCCGACGTTGTGTTCTCAACGGTGAATGCGGTCGCGGCTGGAATGTGGGTAGTAAGCAAATTTGAGATGGAGCAAGCAGGAACCTGA
- a CDS encoding PAS domain S-box protein, giving the protein MLSSFTKQAEMQDISFEEERVLLLEDSTELRDKLVRALKSTKISVEALSNSDGLTKKLIDGKVDVLVIDYDLGVGDVSVIIRTVKEIDPFLPIVLISRDFSDHIFRENARIGADAYIPLTGVSFKMLPAILMDRIKTQGILREATYSRRQSTLKSFQIEILSSLVRKMVETNDLRSVMQELAQQIVKRLDMKAASLQRFIKHRNGFAVYGMYPQGRLLRFVKKFFDISSESFTFPFDPPHCIVDQYTAARKPWVGYDFADVFGTTVPAQAARLIQKFARVESIYNAPFYSKDELLGGIVVGNARKNFTNEELEAFDAIVHVSSLLFEYNESVNSRIIQNEKLKAIHEISVQLHENLEPADLFEFIYRKLDGLIPSDLVRLFLFVKGEELLRVERAVVKKGKSAKSFPAEIPLGKGLIGIAAAEKKSILENNSHKNPLSLYAGDRPKLEHLLAVPILHGSELLGMIALTRWRSEEFEESDLSSLEIFASQFAIALHNSQLYDRVSRSESLYRHVVQNVNDPIILIGGDRRIVYVNSRFADASGYEQEEVIGKEFDFLVYPEDRKLIDKFYSDRMKGRPAPSRYEFRFMKKSGEVGSAEYNVATIYDNGEITGVLGIAREVHDDMSGGKKGVLTYHKPSKNL; this is encoded by the coding sequence ATGTTATCTTCATTTACCAAACAGGCTGAAATGCAAGATATCTCTTTTGAGGAGGAGCGTGTCCTCTTGCTGGAAGATTCGACCGAGCTGCGCGACAAGCTGGTACGCGCCCTGAAATCGACAAAGATTTCTGTTGAAGCTCTTTCAAATTCCGACGGGCTCACAAAGAAACTGATCGATGGGAAGGTTGATGTCCTTGTAATAGATTACGATCTTGGGGTGGGCGATGTGTCGGTCATAATCAGGACAGTAAAAGAGATCGATCCCTTTCTCCCGATTGTGTTGATATCGAGGGACTTCTCGGATCATATATTTCGCGAGAATGCTCGGATCGGAGCGGACGCGTACATTCCGCTGACCGGAGTTTCTTTTAAAATGCTTCCTGCTATTCTCATGGATAGAATCAAGACCCAGGGAATATTGAGGGAGGCTACATATTCACGCCGCCAATCAACTCTGAAGTCATTTCAAATTGAGATACTATCGTCCCTCGTCCGCAAAATGGTGGAAACGAATGATCTCAGATCAGTTATGCAGGAGCTCGCGCAGCAAATCGTCAAGAGGTTGGACATGAAAGCGGCGAGTCTCCAGCGGTTCATAAAGCACAGGAATGGTTTTGCGGTATATGGAATGTATCCTCAAGGAAGGCTCCTCAGATTTGTAAAAAAGTTCTTCGACATTTCATCCGAGTCATTTACTTTTCCGTTTGATCCCCCGCATTGCATAGTGGATCAGTACACGGCCGCGAGGAAACCATGGGTAGGTTATGATTTTGCAGATGTATTTGGGACGACGGTGCCAGCTCAGGCTGCTCGACTGATCCAGAAGTTTGCGAGGGTCGAATCAATTTACAACGCCCCGTTCTATAGCAAAGATGAGTTGCTGGGTGGAATAGTGGTTGGCAACGCCAGAAAGAATTTTACGAACGAGGAGCTTGAGGCATTCGATGCAATTGTCCATGTGAGTTCATTGTTGTTCGAGTATAATGAGAGCGTAAATTCCCGGATAATTCAAAATGAAAAGTTGAAGGCAATCCATGAAATTAGCGTGCAGCTTCACGAGAATCTTGAGCCTGCCGATTTGTTTGAATTCATTTATAGAAAGTTGGACGGTTTGATCCCTTCCGATTTGGTCCGGCTGTTTCTTTTTGTAAAGGGAGAAGAACTCCTTCGGGTCGAGCGGGCAGTTGTAAAGAAGGGGAAATCTGCAAAATCATTTCCCGCGGAGATTCCCCTTGGCAAAGGTTTGATCGGTATTGCGGCTGCAGAAAAAAAATCTATATTGGAGAACAATTCTCATAAGAATCCTTTATCATTATATGCGGGCGACAGACCCAAACTGGAGCACTTATTAGCTGTACCCATCCTTCATGGTTCGGAACTTCTCGGGATGATTGCTTTGACAAGATGGAGAAGTGAGGAGTTTGAGGAGTCCGATCTGAGTTCATTGGAGATTTTTGCCTCACAGTTTGCGATCGCTCTACACAATTCCCAGCTATATGACAGAGTCTCCCGAAGCGAGAGTTTATATCGGCACGTTGTTCAAAATGTCAACGATCCTATCATTCTCATCGGAGGAGATAGACGTATCGTTTATGTCAACAGCAGATTCGCAGATGCAAGCGGGTATGAGCAGGAAGAAGTAATAGGCAAGGAGTTTGATTTTCTGGTATACCCCGAAGATCGAAAGCTTATCGACAAGTTTTATTCGGATCGGATGAAGGGACGCCCCGCACCTTCTCGCTACGAATTTAGATTTATGAAAAAGTCCGGGGAAGTCGGGTCCGCCGAGTACAATGTCGCGACAATTTATGACAATGGGGAGATCACCGGGGTACTCGGGATAGCAAGAGAGGTCCATGACGATATGAGCGGTGGAAAAAAGGGGGTTTTGACGTATCATAAACCCTCCAAAAATTTGTAG
- a CDS encoding aldehyde dehydrogenase family protein, translated as MQIESTSPGTGQSIGCVESTSPSRISRIVEDARQIQKEWMQLPHGRRVQIIREFGRIFFTRKREIADLISRENGKPVVEAYASEIIPTLDMINYYSKKSRRILRHRNVKITLPLLRTKKAWVAKEPYGVVGIISPWNYPVLLPLGQIVPALLAGNTVVFKPSEFTPIVGERISELLQEAGVPENVFNIIQGGSEVGSSLVSSGVDKLFFTGSTPTGRRVSELAARDLTPVSLELGGKDAMIVLDDAHIESAASGAIWGAFMNAGQTCVSIERCFVHEKIYDQFVELTRQKTKELRLGSGIETDLGAMIHRAQFDVVKRHVEDAVQRGARIVAGGIFSDNPAHFIQPTILTDVPVNSTIMNEETFGPVLPILKFGSDEEAVSLANGSRFGLSVSVWTGSRKRGLAIAKKLHAGAAIVNDAISYYGMSDGIVGGVKQSGNGRVHGREGLLEMVYTKYYEIERAPRLKKLWWYSYSTDMSSFFESATDFLFAANFLYKMNALLKLLPKYLRIKKI; from the coding sequence GTGCAAATTGAGTCCACAAGTCCAGGTACGGGCCAATCGATAGGATGTGTTGAATCCACTTCCCCTTCCCGCATTTCACGGATTGTTGAGGATGCACGACAGATTCAAAAAGAGTGGATGCAATTGCCTCACGGTCGTCGCGTTCAAATAATCAGAGAATTTGGTCGGATATTTTTTACACGAAAACGGGAGATCGCAGATCTGATTTCTCGAGAGAATGGCAAGCCGGTTGTGGAAGCGTACGCATCTGAAATCATACCCACTCTTGACATGATAAATTATTACTCAAAAAAATCTCGTCGAATACTGCGGCATCGTAATGTCAAGATCACTCTTCCTCTACTAAGGACCAAGAAAGCCTGGGTTGCTAAGGAACCGTACGGAGTCGTCGGGATAATATCGCCATGGAATTACCCGGTTCTACTTCCCTTGGGACAAATAGTTCCAGCTCTTCTTGCGGGCAACACCGTAGTTTTCAAACCTTCCGAGTTCACACCAATTGTCGGAGAAAGGATCTCTGAACTCCTCCAGGAAGCGGGGGTTCCCGAAAACGTATTCAACATCATCCAGGGCGGAAGCGAAGTTGGCTCTTCGTTGGTTTCTTCAGGTGTGGACAAACTTTTCTTTACAGGAAGCACCCCGACGGGGAGAAGGGTGTCAGAGCTTGCAGCACGGGATTTGACTCCCGTTTCGTTAGAACTCGGAGGCAAGGACGCGATGATAGTTCTCGATGATGCACACATTGAATCTGCGGCAAGCGGAGCTATATGGGGCGCGTTCATGAATGCGGGTCAGACTTGTGTCTCCATCGAACGATGCTTTGTACATGAAAAAATCTATGACCAATTCGTCGAATTGACGAGACAAAAGACGAAGGAACTCAGGTTAGGATCTGGAATTGAAACAGATCTCGGAGCGATGATCCATCGGGCGCAATTCGACGTTGTAAAGCGGCATGTCGAAGATGCCGTTCAACGAGGCGCAAGAATAGTTGCAGGCGGAATTTTTTCAGACAATCCAGCTCACTTCATCCAGCCTACTATCCTGACGGATGTGCCGGTGAATTCAACCATAATGAATGAAGAGACCTTCGGGCCGGTTCTTCCAATCCTTAAATTCGGTTCGGATGAGGAAGCCGTCAGTCTTGCAAACGGCTCGCGGTTCGGATTATCCGTCAGTGTGTGGACCGGCAGCAGGAAGCGCGGCTTAGCGATCGCAAAAAAGCTTCATGCGGGCGCGGCAATCGTGAATGATGCGATCAGTTATTACGGGATGAGTGACGGCATTGTAGGCGGCGTAAAACAAAGCGGCAACGGCCGCGTTCACGGAAGAGAAGGACTTCTCGAGATGGTTTACACGAAGTATTATGAAATTGAACGCGCCCCACGCCTAAAGAAGTTATGGTGGTACAGTTACAGCACAGATATGTCCAGTTTTTTTGAATCCGCTACGGACTTCCTTTTTGCGGCAAATTTTCTTTACAAGATGAATGCATTACTCAAACTTTTACCGAAATACTTAAGGATAAAAAAGATATGA
- a CDS encoding GAF domain-containing protein, protein MNEQPKKPVKRYVFDDLSSQYYAEYDEPQVSQAEKVSIRQSPESQRTFVPKKEGPRFSIIDTFYFKPDEHAPAEPRAEFHSILHKLLELVQEVLFANTTVLFWVIKERKILAVADKITNSSTFTKELRFPIGNDVISRIALSGKPEIISEINPASEIDVVPYYESPAGVKSLIGVPIFYHEDVIAILAADSLADEGFGRETVPLLGNFTRLFSAVLRALTDKYDLAVTKTAFGSLKWLANELMSKSDLESILTTIVTAVSDTVDAEFVTLVSQSDLYSWTVSRVMKRSGAEYVEEGCKIGLNETLAGKAIRENRPLHMEDLSKVEEHRFTQSEPSGKGSFVAIPISGLHECFGLVTVESLGPAKFSSLEVDGIKQLVNLGALAAEVNSANQLIDNFIVFDKVTRTLNKKFFLERLEEEIGRIADLGIKSVLVLIGLDRVDDIRNRFSNEGVDYILSDVAEIVRGWLKPYDAIGKVSAHSFGVILEGFSQHEALAWGEKFRKNLATKVYQIGSRNYMATISVAVLNIDGKNDPSEFLITAQKVLQRAHTSGGNVVKIL, encoded by the coding sequence ATGAACGAACAACCAAAGAAGCCGGTAAAGCGATATGTGTTTGACGACCTGAGCTCCCAGTACTACGCCGAATATGACGAGCCTCAAGTCAGTCAGGCGGAGAAAGTATCGATTCGGCAGTCTCCTGAGTCACAGAGGACATTCGTTCCGAAAAAAGAAGGGCCACGGTTCAGCATCATCGACACTTTTTATTTCAAGCCGGATGAGCACGCTCCAGCCGAACCTCGCGCTGAATTTCATTCGATCTTGCACAAGCTCCTCGAACTGGTGCAAGAAGTTTTGTTTGCAAACACAACGGTTCTCTTCTGGGTCATCAAGGAAAGAAAAATCTTGGCGGTTGCGGACAAGATAACGAACTCGAGCACGTTCACAAAAGAATTGCGGTTTCCGATCGGCAACGATGTCATAAGCAGGATTGCACTGAGTGGAAAACCGGAAATAATTTCAGAGATAAACCCGGCCTCCGAAATCGACGTCGTACCTTATTATGAATCGCCGGCAGGAGTGAAAAGTCTTATCGGCGTTCCGATCTTTTATCATGAAGATGTGATTGCTATCCTGGCGGCAGACAGTTTAGCCGACGAAGGGTTCGGGCGGGAGACAGTACCGTTGCTTGGAAACTTCACTCGGCTGTTTTCAGCAGTCTTGCGCGCACTGACGGACAAATACGACTTGGCCGTGACAAAGACTGCGTTTGGTTCTCTCAAGTGGCTCGCGAACGAATTGATGTCGAAGAGCGATCTTGAGTCGATTCTCACGACAATTGTTACGGCAGTATCCGACACCGTGGATGCTGAATTCGTGACGCTGGTTTCTCAGAGCGATTTGTATTCATGGACTGTCTCCCGCGTTATGAAACGTTCTGGCGCCGAATACGTAGAGGAAGGGTGTAAAATCGGATTGAATGAAACTCTTGCAGGAAAGGCAATCAGAGAAAACAGGCCGCTTCACATGGAAGATCTTTCGAAGGTTGAGGAACACCGGTTTACTCAAAGCGAACCTTCGGGAAAAGGATCGTTTGTAGCCATACCAATCTCCGGTTTGCACGAATGTTTCGGCTTGGTGACTGTCGAAAGCCTGGGCCCAGCAAAATTTTCGTCGCTTGAGGTTGATGGGATAAAACAACTCGTAAATCTCGGAGCCCTCGCTGCAGAGGTCAATTCCGCTAACCAGCTTATCGATAACTTCATCGTGTTCGACAAAGTCACACGAACGTTGAATAAGAAATTTTTCCTCGAAAGGCTTGAGGAGGAGATCGGCAGGATCGCGGATCTTGGAATAAAAAGTGTACTGGTCTTGATAGGGTTGGATAGAGTTGACGATATCCGCAACAGGTTTTCCAATGAGGGGGTCGATTATATTCTCTCGGATGTCGCGGAAATTGTAAGAGGATGGTTGAAACCTTACGATGCAATCGGGAAGGTTTCGGCACATTCGTTCGGCGTGATACTCGAGGGTTTTTCCCAGCATGAAGCGCTTGCCTGGGGAGAGAAATTTAGAAAAAATCTGGCCACGAAAGTTTATCAAATTGGGAGTCGAAACTATATGGCAACCATCAGTGTTGCTGTTTTGAACATCGACGGGAAAAATGATCCATCTGAGTTCTTGATCACAGCTCAAAAAGTTCTTCAGCGCGCTCACACGAGCGGCGGGAATGTCGTCAAGATATTATAA